A genomic window from Eleginops maclovinus isolate JMC-PN-2008 ecotype Puerto Natales chromosome 9, JC_Emac_rtc_rv5, whole genome shotgun sequence includes:
- the LOC134869224 gene encoding C2 calcium-dependent domain-containing protein 4C: MWVLDKIRGSVETGVLRQGENADRKGAPYSNVLTPDKIPDFFIPPKLVSGAPEPEIPQVKPKETLQPSAALEQSHCGGRKISSPRSPRLVAKLAGDTKNLLRAANRHIIQIESADDVGDTNADPQSQTAMSLPYVPKTQTPYGFATLKESPHTRRKESLFHCELTSPVTSPNIQRKTHGRSSDAGNHLNPADCNSSHMNPYRYFSGGESDTCSSAESSPFSSPLLSRSASLLKIFTQETQAKVVKAKRSLARHSSLSTDECSSAEPSPNIQRRLHGSSFGGAGLSDHHREHTVNLHKGGTMRISANYDASTSRLLIRVLAAESLYDKHFDIKSINCCVSVYLNPGKMQKQRSNIIKNSRNPVFNEDFFFDSISVVQVKKLSVKFKVVNKGTSLKRDNLLGEREVLLTKLLSGV, translated from the coding sequence ATGTGGGTTCTGGATAAGATCCGCGGGTCGGTGGAGACCGGCGTGCTGCGACAGGGGGAAAACGCAGATAGGAAAGGCGCCCCCTACAGCAACGTCCTCACCCCGGACAAGATCCCGGACTTCTTCATTCCTCCGAAGCTGGTCAGCGGCGCCCCAGAGCCGGAGATTCCTCAAGTGAAACCCAAAGAAACTCTGCAACCCTCGGCCGCTTTGGAGCAAAGTCATTGCGGCGGGAGGAAGATCAGCAGCCCGAGGAGTCCACGCCTGGTGGCCAAGCTCGCCGGTGACACCAAGAACCTTCTGCGAGCCGCGAACCGTCACATCATCCAGATCGAGAGCGCGGACGATGTTGGAGACACCAATGCAGACCCTCAATCGCAAACCGCCATGTCCCTGCCTTACGTTCCCAAGACTCAAACACCGTATGGATTTGCGACGTTGAAGGAAAGCCCTCACACTCGCCGCAAAGAGTCGCTTTTCCACTGCGAGCTCACCAGCCCCGTCACCTCCCCAAACATCCAGAGGAAGACCCACGGGAGGAGCAGCGATGCGGGGAACCATCTGAATCCCGCCGACTGTAACAGCTCCCACATGAACCCGTATCGGTACTTCAGCGGAGGCGAGAGCGACACCTGCTCCTCCGCCGAGTCCTCGCCCTTCAGCTCTCCGTTGCTCTCCCGCTCGGCATCGCTGCTCAAGATCTTCACGCAGGAGACGCAGGCCAAAGTCGTGAAGGCCAAACGGTCGCTCGCTCGCCACAGCTCCCTCTCCACCGATGAGTGCAGCTCGGCAGAACCAAGCCCAAACATCCAGCGGCGGCTCCACGGATCTTCCTTTGGTGGGGCCGGGTTGTCGGACCACCATCGGGAGCACACCGTCAACCTGCACAAAGGAGGAACGATGAGGATCAGCGCCAACTACGACGCCAGCACCTCCCGCCTGCTGATCCGCGTACTGGCGGCGGAGAGTCTTTACGACAAGCACTTCGACATCAAGAGCATCAACTGCTGCGTGTCCGTGTACCTGAACCCGGGCAAGATGCAGAAGCAGAGGAGCAACATCATCAAGAACAGCCGCAACCCGGTGTTCAACGAGGACTTCTTCTTTGACTCGATCAGCGTCGTGCAGGTGAAGAAGCTGTCGGTGAAGTTCAAGGTGGTGAACAAGGGCACCAGCCTGAAGAGGGACAACCTGCTGGGAGAGCGAGAGGTGCTCCTGACAAAGCTGCTCTCCGGGGTTTAA